The DNA segment GCCCCCGAATAATATTACGTTTTCTAGGgtcccaaaatttaaaataatttctagtttatttgcttaaatttatttctaaaaaaattttcCACGAAAATCGAATAACTCAATTTCTAAATCCATATACTTTTTTTATAGGACATAACATAGCATATTTACGTAATAAACTTATTCTTGTAACTGTTAAACTTATGTATTTCGCGAAGGTGATATCgtattagaaatttttttttatagttgtatataaatttatttttaaaatttgtcttAATCCCCTAAAacccttcgcacggcactggcTTTAACATCTGTCTTTTTCCAGGTAGGTTTCCTTCTCTAGGTTCTCTTGCATCAGTCCTATTAACCATATGCTATAACAAAGATTTTTTTACGCCTCGTTGCTTGCAGACCATGTACCTCGTGCTGGTAGAGAAGTCTGGTGCACAAGATGGGGTTTCCTCGATCGAGATAATGTTCTATAACAGCTTCCTTTCCCTTCCATTTTTGTCATTCCTCATCATAGCTACTTCCGAGTTTCCAAACTCTATATCGCTATTACTTGCAAAGGTCAGAgactttttactttttcaatctGATTGGCTTTTCACAGAAACTAAACTATGCTCCTCAAATgtcaaaactattttatattcttGGACAGTGTTCTTACTTGCCGTTCTTGGTGATTCTTGTTCTTTCACTGGTTATGAGGATTGTACTCAACTTCACAATGTTTCTTTGCACCATTGTGAACTCTGCAATAACTACAACCATCGTTGGTGTCCTCAAAGGCGTTGGTTCCACCGTGAGTATATATACTCTCTCTCATTTGGCTAgtatcttgattgtcaagtctTAGTAATCACTTTCTCACTCTTATTATCTTTGACTGCCCAGACGTTAGGTTTTGTCCTCTTGGGTGGTGTTGAAGTACATGCTTTGAAGTTTGAACGTGTCCGCTTTAGTGGTCAACACAGCTGGTGGTGTGTGGTACTCTTACGCCAAGTACCGACAGAAAAAGGCTAAACCGGCTAAGCTACTGACTGATTTAGAAGCTCACAAAAAAATGAGAATTTCTGGTCCGATTCGGTTTGCACATCAAATATGTCTTTGTGTAAAAAGTTATATTTGTAATACTCCTACACTATGGTACGTACATAGACGAACAAATTATTTTCTTAGATTGGTTAAAAACAGTGTTGTGCAATCTACATGATTTTGAAGACTTACTaccgaaaaaataaatttatattggcAACGCAAATAAACAAAACCACGGATGCGCTACTTTGGAGTAGTTGacaaacattttaaaaacttacataaaagatttaaaaaaaaaactgtaatcaactaaaagagaaaatttattcaaataaatgaaTGTTGAATTATTGATTGTATCCACTAATtacaattatgaaaaataaatattgctAAAGTAGAGACTAGAGAGTGTAAAGCAATGTATGTGGAAGGAAATAATAGCATAGTTCAAAGAATATCATAATTAAAAAGTGCTCGTTATTAATCATCCTAATCGACCGTCTTAATATATGCATGATTAATGGTCCCGGTCTAAACTGGATATATTCTAAACACACACTAAATCAAATATAGTGTGTCGCATCCAATAATTTGTGAATTATTGTTTACCTAGATTGTCATAGTGATATTACTAGAGACttagttttcaaattaaaatcataCGAATTCTGTAGTTTATTGAAACATCTAGTTTTTTTCCTGTCATATATTTACATTGACCAATCACCAGCCATTACTGACTTTAAATTAGAAACATTCGAACTTTCATTTCACCCCACATGGTGGTCAACTACTACTATATCACCACGATTAGTTTTGGGAACCGATATGTAGACAGCTCAAACAAAACAAAGCTAttaccaaataaaattataaatacatcaaGTTAATTATAGctaaacatataattttttaaaaatcttatgtCTTTTagcttttacttttcttttcgtTTTTATATAATACTTTTGTAAAACGTTAGGTATCGTATAGTAAAAAAACCTTAAAAATGCTAAAGAATATTCTTATCTTCTAGAGTTCTGCATGTCTTTAGTATCGCCATTCGCCACCGACAAGTAACTCGCGGCTGAAACTTTCCGAATTCACAAATCTAAAAATGTGTGATTATTTCATTATACTGAATCATACACCTCTTCTTGTCAAAGACACACCACACCACTCTACATTAACTTTTGTTTTACAAAAGGCCCACAATTAGTGGCAATACTCCAAAAGTTTCTTTCCAACTAATATCACACTAGTAGTCAACTAACACTTGTTTAACAACATATTATTTTTGTCATTAAGTATTTTCCATAACTTTTTgctaatcaaaatttaataaacattactagttgttttgaagtttataatttatcatCATTACCTAATTTAAATTGTAAAAACTacatctttttaatattttcttcttaAAACATAGATCATTCTAGTAATTAACGCTAAAGGTTAGAAAGCCACCATATGTGTATGTCTTCATAACATTCCCGTTATAATTATAAAGCTAATAGCATTTgctataaaacaaaattatataacttgAATGGACTACTCAAAAGGGATTTTTACaataatgtataaaaaatataaaatcaaatatttatggaAGCACATGGAACATGACATGGGGAGAACGTAGAAGAAGCGGTGAGAATAGTAGAGAGGTGATTCACTTGAAACCGTTTTGGTATCTTCTAAAACTTGTTCCAATCTAAGCAGTTCCTCTCGCAAATTTGAATTTGTCTTCACCCCAGAATTGCCAAGCAATGGTTGGCAATATATGGTCCATACATCAGTAAATTTTcctaatattatttcatttttctcaAAGATCTGGATTTTTATTTGACATGACAAGTGCTGGCGAAAGTAACAAGAGTGTGATAAAAAGGGGATGAATTTGCATGCTGAAGCCATCAAAATAATAAGTAGCTGAACCAAAGTAAACACACACATGAAAGTGTAAGACAGATCTCACAAGCTTCACTTAtacctttcttcttcctctctctctctctctcactctttcTCTCTAAGCCAAGTATTTTAAATCTCTTCTCTCTCAGACActccactctctctctcaccaacctatctctttctctctctctctgtcatTCTCTTAAAAAGGTCCACTATAAATGAGGGCTTGAGCTGTAGGGATGCTGCTTCTCTGTCTGGTttcttatattaaaaacaaaaatgggTCTCTAGATTTCTGATTTCCTGGATCTGGGTCTCGCTTTATCTTCCATTATCTGTTAGAAAGCTTCCTCCTTTCTTCAAGATTTGATTTACTCACTCTCAAGGAGCTCCAAAGGTGCCATTTTTAATCTTTTCCTCAAATGGGTTTTGCTTAATCTTTCTTCCGTTTTGAGATTAAAGTCTGTTTCCTTCTTTGAATCCTTACCACATTGAGAAACTCAACTACTTTGTCTTTTTTTCCTTAGATGGCTCCAAGGTTGGATTTTTCAGATTGGTGGGCGAAAGACACGAGGAAAGGAACACCAGTTGTTGTCAAAATGGAGAATCCAAACTACTCAGTCGTCGAAATCCAAGGACCAGATTCAGCCTTCAGACCAGTGGAGAAGAGCAGAGGCAAGAACGCGAAGCAAGTCACTTGGGTTCTACTCCTCAAAGCTCACAGAGCCGTTGGTTGTCTCACTTGGTTCGCTACCGTCTTCTGGTCTCTCCTCGGTGCCATCAAGAAACGCCTCAGCTTCACTCACCCTCTCGGCTCCGAGAGATTGGGCCGAGACAGGTGGCTTTTCACAGCCATCAAGCTCTTCTTAGCTCTCTCCTTACTGATTCTCGGGTTTGAGATCATTGCTTACTTCAGAGGATGGCATTACTTCGAGAGCCCGAGTCTTCACATCCCCACTAGCACGCTTGAGATCCAGAGCTTGCTTCATCTCGTCTACGTTGGCTGGTTGGGGTTAAGAGCTGATTATATTGCTCCACCAATCAAAGCTCTCTCCAAGTTTTGTATTGTGCTGTTCCTTATACAGTCTGTAGACCGTTTGATTCTCTGCCTGGGCTGTTTCtggatcaagtacaagaagatTAAGCCGAGGTTTGATGAGGAACCGTTTCGTAACGATGACGCTGAAGGATGTGGCTATGTGTATCCAATGGTTCTTGTTCAGATACCAATGTGTAATGAAAGAGAGGTATGTATATGCTTGTTCTTGACCTTTTTGTGTATCGGTTTCGTCTGTTAATgtggtttttgttgttgttgtgttcagGTGTATGAGCAGTCTATATCTGCTGTGTGTCAACTTGACTGGCCGAAAGATCGAATCTTGGTTCAGGTTCTTGATGATTCAAACGATGAAAGCATCCAGCAGTTGATTAAAGCTGAGGTTGCTAAATGGAGCCAGAAGGGAGTCAATATAATCTACAGGCATCGTTTGGTTAGAACTGGATATAAAGCTGGTAACCTCAAGTCAGCTATGAGCTGTGATTACGTGGAAGCATACGAGTTTGTAGCGATCTTTGATGCGGACTTTCAACCTAATCCTGACTTCCTTAAACTAACAGTTCCTCATTTCAAGGTTGGTAGTAATTAACATCTGTTTCATTATCAAATGTAGAGATCTCTAACTTGTTGATTAATATTCAGGATAACCCAGAGTTGGGTTTGGTTCAAGCGAGGTGGACGTTTGTGAACAAAGACGAGAACTTGTTGACACGTCTTCAGAACATCAATCTGTGTTTCCACTTTGAGGTTGAGCAGCAAGTGAGCGGCGTGTTCTTGAACTTCTTTGGATTCAATGGGACAGCTGGAGTTTGGAGGATCAAAGCACTTGAGGAATCTGGTGGTTGGCTTGAGAGAACAACTGTTGAGGATATGGATATAGCAGTCCGTGCGCATCTCCATGGATGGAAGTTCATTTATCTTAATGATGTCAAGGTACTAATCTCTTATCAATCATCTTAATCAAAAAAATCTCTATTCATGTAACCATGAGCGAGAACAATCTACAGGTCCTTTGTGAAGTTCCTGAGTCCTATGAAGCATATAAGAAGCAGCAACACCGTTGGCATTCAGGACCTATGCAGCTTTTTCGCCTTTGTCTTGGTGCAATCTTGACCTCTAAGGTAGCTTTACAACTCTTTTCTCCTTCTAAGATTACTCCAtcagtaaaaaaaatgtttcaagatgatatatatattttttttgtattttcaacGCATTTTATCAactaataaatttcaaaaacattaattgcaCTTCTTGAATCCTTATTGGTTTGGAATTATAGAAAATAGATAATCATGAAAAGCTATGCATTTATAATTAAGATTTAttgtatgttttattaataagtgtgaaaattctaaaacatgcaAACAAAAGAGAATATAGTTTTTGATCATTGTGTTGACTGTTTCACATTCTTTCTTATTGCAGATAGCAATATGGAAGAAAGCGAATCTGATACTACTCTTCTTCCTTCTAAGGAAACTCATACTTCCTTTCTACTCCTTCACACTGTTCTGCATAATCCTTCCTCTCACCATGTTTGTACCAGAAGCTGAGCTCCCCGTTTGGGTCATATGCTACATACCTGTCTTCATGTCATTCCTCAACCTCCTCCCATCTCCAAAATCCTTCCC comes from the Brassica rapa cultivar Chiifu-401-42 chromosome A01, CAAS_Brap_v3.01, whole genome shotgun sequence genome and includes:
- the LOC103851712 gene encoding probable xyloglucan glycosyltransferase 5 codes for the protein MAPRLDFSDWWAKDTRKGTPVVVKMENPNYSVVEIQGPDSAFRPVEKSRGKNAKQVTWVLLLKAHRAVGCLTWFATVFWSLLGAIKKRLSFTHPLGSERLGRDRWLFTAIKLFLALSLLILGFEIIAYFRGWHYFESPSLHIPTSTLEIQSLLHLVYVGWLGLRADYIAPPIKALSKFCIVLFLIQSVDRLILCLGCFWIKYKKIKPRFDEEPFRNDDAEGCGYVYPMVLVQIPMCNEREVYEQSISAVCQLDWPKDRILVQVLDDSNDESIQQLIKAEVAKWSQKGVNIIYRHRLVRTGYKAGNLKSAMSCDYVEAYEFVAIFDADFQPNPDFLKLTVPHFKDNPELGLVQARWTFVNKDENLLTRLQNINLCFHFEVEQQVSGVFLNFFGFNGTAGVWRIKALEESGGWLERTTVEDMDIAVRAHLHGWKFIYLNDVKVLCEVPESYEAYKKQQHRWHSGPMQLFRLCLGAILTSKIAIWKKANLILLFFLLRKLILPFYSFTLFCIILPLTMFVPEAELPVWVICYIPVFMSFLNLLPSPKSFPFIVPYLLFENTMSVTKFNAMVSGLFQLGSSYEWIVTKKAGRSSESDLLSITEKETPSKRSQLLRGVSDSELLELNQLEEQKQAVAKKPVKKINKIYHKELALAFLLLTAAVRSLLAAQGVHFYFLMFQGVTFLLVGLDLIGEQMS
- the LOC108869437 gene encoding UDP-galactose/UDP-glucose transporter 7-like; this encodes MYLVLVEKSGAQDGVSSIEIMFYNSFLSLPFLSFLIIATSEFPNSISLLLAKCSYLPFLVILVLSLVMRIVLNFTMFLCTIVNSAITTTIVGVLKGVGSTTLGFVLLGGVEVHALKFERVRFSGQHSWWCVVLLRQVPTEKG